One stretch of Spartobacteria bacterium DNA includes these proteins:
- the rsgA gene encoding GTPase RsgA — MLNSVQCRLSSPKIVSLEGGRHFNANRIEGFLGMVVSQQITPMIVLNKIDLVDPDVLDDAIAIAGRIAGDQNVFTTSALESKGLDRIDAALPPYSTGIFIGLSGAGKTSLFNELTRQEHAVKAVRAGDRRGRHTTTCRMMEPMAGGAQSIDMPGIREWKPFAYVRSGWILSLLPPVVSGGGVSLSVFRRESCPF; from the coding sequence GTGCCGGTTAAGCAGTCCAAAAATTGTTAGTCTGGAAGGTGGTCGTCATTTTAATGCCAACCGTATTGAAGGTTTTCTCGGAATGGTCGTTTCACAGCAGATTACCCCAATGATCGTGCTGAACAAAATAGATTTAGTTGATCCAGATGTACTTGACGATGCCATTGCCATCGCCGGCCGCATAGCCGGAGATCAAAATGTGTTTACGACCAGTGCACTGGAAAGCAAAGGACTTGACCGAATCGATGCGGCACTGCCTCCGTATTCCACGGGTATTTTTATCGGATTGTCGGGTGCTGGAAAAACGTCGCTTTTCAATGAGCTTACAAGGCAGGAACATGCGGTGAAGGCTGTACGTGCGGGGGATCGTCGAGGTCGCCACACGACAACGTGCCGGATGATGGAACCCATGGCCGGTGGAGCACAATCAATTGATATGCCGGGCATTCGGGAGTGGAAGCCTTTCGCCTATGTTCGGTCAGGTTGGATCTTATCGCTATTACCTCCTGTTGTTTCCGGTGGAGGAGTTTCCTTGAGTGTATTTCGGCGGGAGTCATGCCCTTTTTAG
- a CDS encoding glycine betaine ABC transporter substrate-binding protein gives MIFNKTTWKKVVTSLLLSAVVAVFASCSKSETKEEAANKASVKSAKLVYVNWAEGVAYTHLAQAVLEEKMGYDVELTVADVGPAYISIAQGDRDALMECWPKIQAEYIAKCDGKIEEVGTVYKGAEVGLVVPAYVTIDTIAELKDHKEQFKGVITGIDAGAGMMGQIEDIIIPDYDLGFKLMASSGPAMCAALGDAISRKEWIVVPGWKPHWMFGRWDLKLLKQDPDKKIWGVTDIKIMGRKGLSQDKPELAAFLGKMFMTDTELADLIVKVEDSDEDVKVVAREWMKNHPDVVDKWIPAAK, from the coding sequence ATGATATTTAATAAAACAACATGGAAAAAAGTGGTCACCAGTCTGCTGCTCTCAGCAGTAGTCGCCGTATTTGCCTCGTGCTCCAAATCGGAAACAAAAGAAGAAGCCGCCAATAAAGCCTCGGTTAAAAGCGCGAAGCTGGTTTATGTCAACTGGGCCGAAGGAGTTGCGTATACCCATCTCGCGCAGGCTGTTCTTGAAGAGAAAATGGGTTACGATGTGGAACTGACCGTAGCCGATGTGGGCCCGGCCTATATCTCCATTGCACAGGGCGACAGAGATGCTCTGATGGAATGCTGGCCGAAAATTCAGGCGGAATACATCGCTAAATGCGATGGAAAAATCGAAGAAGTCGGGACCGTTTATAAAGGAGCGGAAGTGGGCTTAGTTGTTCCTGCCTATGTGACTATCGATACAATAGCAGAATTGAAAGACCATAAAGAGCAATTCAAAGGCGTGATCACAGGCATTGATGCCGGTGCCGGAATGATGGGTCAGATTGAAGACATCATCATCCCGGATTATGATTTGGGATTCAAATTAATGGCGTCCAGTGGCCCGGCCATGTGTGCCGCACTGGGTGATGCCATATCCAGAAAAGAATGGATTGTGGTCCCGGGCTGGAAACCGCATTGGATGTTCGGTCGCTGGGATCTGAAACTGCTGAAACAGGATCCAGATAAAAAAATATGGGGCGTTACCGATATTAAAATCATGGGTCGCAAAGGATTATCTCAAGATAAGCCGGAACTGGCCGCATTTTTGGGCAAGATGTTTATGACCGATACCGAACTGGCTGACCTGATCGTCAAGGTGGAAGATTCGGATGAGGATGTAAAAGTCGTCGCCAGGGAATGGATGAAAAATCATCCGGACGTCGTTGATAAATGGATTCCAGCCGCTAAATAA